From Hartmannibacter diazotrophicus, a single genomic window includes:
- a CDS encoding glycosyltransferase: MADTLLDEDRTTAPAGNAPGPSRRVDAPATVLLADPSRFTAPYDAGLAEGLLANGAKVVFAVRPLRKGEAEELPPGTASPMFYRRFDQPGRLPGKLQKIAKALSHVAGLARLMATARRLDADVVHFQWAVIPIFDVVAMWLLKRSRPVVMTVHDTVPFNGEKISLFQNLGFDMPIRLADKVIVHTAQAKQALLDRGLPGGKITIIPHGPLAMKAEVATPRVRKDTDPVVLTLFGQLKPYKGVDLLVEAVAKVADRLRGRAKIVVAGAAHMDLGPIEEAIAAKGLGDIIDLRIGRLSDEAMADLFDETDGFLFPYRQIDASGVFFLTMPLGKWMIASRLGVFGEHITPGETGTLLPPGNVDALAEALVEMTDKRLAPTGRGAFSTWAEIGAMTLRLYDEAKAERRR, from the coding sequence ATGGCTGACACGCTCCTCGACGAAGACAGGACAACGGCACCGGCCGGCAACGCGCCGGGACCGTCGCGCCGGGTTGACGCCCCGGCCACCGTCCTGCTGGCGGATCCCTCCCGTTTCACGGCCCCCTATGATGCCGGCCTTGCCGAGGGACTGCTCGCCAACGGCGCAAAGGTCGTCTTTGCCGTCAGGCCGCTGCGCAAGGGCGAGGCCGAGGAACTTCCGCCCGGCACGGCCTCGCCGATGTTCTATCGCAGGTTCGACCAGCCCGGACGCCTGCCCGGCAAGCTGCAGAAGATCGCCAAGGCGCTGTCCCATGTCGCGGGCCTTGCCCGGCTGATGGCGACGGCCCGGCGCCTCGATGCCGACGTCGTGCATTTCCAGTGGGCGGTCATTCCGATCTTCGACGTCGTCGCCATGTGGCTCCTGAAGCGCTCAAGGCCCGTCGTCATGACCGTGCACGACACGGTCCCCTTCAACGGCGAAAAGATTTCCCTCTTCCAGAATCTCGGCTTCGACATGCCGATCCGCCTTGCCGACAAGGTGATCGTGCACACGGCCCAGGCAAAACAGGCCCTGCTCGACCGCGGCCTGCCGGGCGGCAAGATCACCATCATCCCGCATGGGCCGCTTGCCATGAAGGCCGAGGTCGCAACGCCCCGCGTCCGCAAGGACACCGATCCCGTTGTCCTCACGCTGTTCGGCCAGCTGAAGCCCTACAAGGGCGTCGATCTGCTGGTCGAGGCCGTCGCCAAGGTTGCCGACAGACTGCGCGGCCGGGCGAAGATCGTCGTCGCCGGCGCGGCGCACATGGATCTTGGTCCGATCGAGGAGGCGATCGCCGCCAAGGGCCTCGGCGACATCATCGATCTCAGGATCGGGCGGCTGAGCGACGAGGCGATGGCCGACCTCTTCGACGAGACCGACGGCTTTCTCTTCCCCTATCGCCAGATCGATGCCAGCGGCGTCTTCTTCCTGACGATGCCGCTCGGCAAGTGGATGATCGCAAGCCGTCTCGGTGTCTTCGGCGAGCATATCACGCCGGGCGAGACCGGAACCCTGCTCCCCCCGGGCAATGTCGACGCTCTGGCCGAGGCTCTCGTCGAGATGACCGACAAGCGCCTTGCACCGACCGGCAGAGGCGCCTTCTCGACCTGGGCCGAGATCGGCGCCATGACGCTGAGGCTCTATGACGAGGCCAAGGCCGAACGCCGGCGCTAG
- a CDS encoding extracellular catalytic domain type 1 short-chain-length polyhydroxyalkanoate depolymerase has protein sequence MRSLADTIARLTRFRRAADAIAAAGPPPGQGRLEPFRAFEPNPGSLRAHVFRPDGLPPGAPLLLVLHGCLQDAASYDRGSGWSALAGRHGFGLVYAEQRIRNNRNRCFNWFEVQDQIAEGGEAESIRRMVEAVADDYGSDRRRIFVTGLSAGGAMTAVMLATAPDLFSGGAIIAGVPYGVARSVPEAFDRMRGIGLPDEAELQRRLAEASGHSGAWPMLSIWQGDRDETVSPVNAEAIIDQFRAVLGLPATPAKVETSDGYRRRVWRNGMGRAVLEEYRITGMGHGTPLAPRADGLGGIPGPFMLDAGIWSSEAIGRFFGIVPQERRPQSGLPNWLTALWAKAFGGQ, from the coding sequence ATGCGCTCGCTTGCCGACACCATCGCCCGTCTGACGCGCTTTCGAAGGGCAGCCGACGCGATCGCCGCCGCCGGGCCGCCGCCCGGACAGGGGCGCCTTGAGCCCTTCAGGGCGTTCGAGCCCAACCCGGGATCCCTCCGGGCCCATGTTTTCCGGCCGGATGGCCTGCCACCGGGAGCCCCGCTGCTGCTGGTGCTGCACGGCTGCCTGCAGGATGCGGCGTCCTACGATCGCGGATCGGGCTGGTCGGCGCTTGCCGGCCGGCATGGCTTCGGCCTCGTCTACGCCGAGCAGAGGATCAGGAACAATCGCAATCGCTGCTTCAACTGGTTCGAGGTGCAGGACCAGATCGCCGAGGGCGGCGAGGCGGAGTCGATCCGGCGGATGGTCGAGGCCGTCGCCGATGACTATGGCTCGGACAGGAGACGCATCTTCGTCACCGGTCTTTCGGCGGGCGGGGCGATGACGGCGGTGATGCTGGCAACCGCGCCGGACCTTTTCTCCGGCGGGGCCATCATTGCCGGCGTTCCCTATGGCGTTGCCCGCTCCGTTCCGGAGGCCTTCGATCGGATGCGCGGCATCGGCCTGCCGGACGAGGCGGAACTGCAGAGGAGACTTGCCGAGGCGAGCGGCCATTCGGGCGCATGGCCCATGCTGTCCATCTGGCAGGGGGACAGGGACGAGACGGTCTCGCCCGTCAATGCCGAGGCGATCATCGACCAGTTCCGGGCCGTGCTCGGCTTGCCGGCCACGCCGGCGAAGGTCGAGACATCCGACGGCTATCGCAGGCGCGTCTGGCGCAACGGGATGGGCCGCGCGGTGCTGGAGGAGTATCGCATCACCGGTATGGGGCACGGCACGCCGCTGGCACCGCGCGCGGACGGCCTCGGCGGTATTCCCGGTCCCTTCATGCTGGACGCGGGCATCTGGTCATCCGAGGCCATCGGCCGCTTCTTCGGCATCGTCCCGCAAGAGCGCCGGCCACAGTCGGGCCTGCCGAACTGGCTGACGGCGCTCTGGGCGAAGGCCTTCGGCGGTCAGTAG
- a CDS encoding polysaccharide biosynthesis/export family protein has protein sequence MSGATAHIGKGAQKVGIDYVLVDLDKSIMSYLERYEPASFEAGFGGGRGGAPDITIGRGDILQLSVFEAQAGGLFIPADAGARPGNYVTLPQQEVDRKGNIAVPYAGDVHVEGLTADVVRRQIEERLANRAIEPQVVVTVVESRSNLVSVIGDVNAPKKVEISQNGERVLDAIADAGGISTPSLETYITLLRGGREATVLYDTLVKTPKENIYLAPDDVLSVNRERRTYMVFGAASATGRINFDDANLTLGQALGEAGGLSDTQADPAQVFVYREESRDQLQRMGVDMTKFAGSDIPVIYRANLRDPSAYFAISKFAMRDRDIIYISNAKTYELTKFLDIINNVSTTNGGVPSDVLNARNAIRGF, from the coding sequence GTGAGTGGGGCGACGGCCCATATCGGCAAGGGCGCGCAGAAGGTCGGCATCGACTACGTGCTGGTCGACCTCGACAAGTCGATCATGAGCTATCTGGAACGATACGAGCCGGCCTCCTTCGAGGCGGGCTTCGGCGGCGGCCGCGGCGGGGCGCCCGACATCACGATCGGGCGCGGCGACATCCTCCAGCTCTCGGTCTTCGAGGCCCAGGCCGGCGGCCTGTTCATTCCCGCCGACGCCGGCGCCCGGCCGGGCAACTACGTCACGCTGCCGCAGCAGGAGGTCGACCGCAAGGGCAACATCGCGGTGCCCTATGCCGGCGACGTCCATGTCGAGGGCCTGACCGCCGACGTGGTGCGCAGGCAGATCGAGGAGCGCCTCGCCAACCGGGCCATCGAGCCGCAGGTGGTGGTGACCGTGGTGGAATCGCGCTCCAACCTCGTCTCGGTGATCGGCGACGTCAACGCCCCGAAGAAGGTGGAGATTTCCCAGAACGGCGAGCGCGTGCTCGACGCCATCGCGGACGCCGGCGGCATCTCCACCCCGAGCCTTGAGACCTACATCACGCTCCTGCGCGGGGGCCGCGAGGCGACGGTGCTTTACGATACCCTCGTCAAGACGCCGAAGGAAAACATTTACCTCGCGCCCGACGACGTCCTGTCGGTCAACCGCGAGCGGCGCACCTACATGGTCTTCGGCGCCGCGTCGGCGACGGGGCGGATCAACTTCGACGACGCCAACCTGACGCTCGGCCAGGCGCTGGGCGAGGCGGGCGGCCTTTCCGATACCCAGGCCGATCCGGCCCAGGTCTTCGTCTACCGCGAGGAGAGCCGCGACCAGCTGCAGCGCATGGGCGTCGACATGACGAAGTTCGCCGGCAGCGACATCCCGGTGATCTACCGGGCGAACCTGCGCGATCCGTCGGCCTATTTCGCGATCAGCAAGTTCGCGATGCGCGACAGGGACATCATCTACATCTCGAACGCCAAGACCTACGAGCTGACGAAGTTCCTCGACATCATCAACAACGTGTCGACGACCAACGGCGGCGTTCCCAGCGACGTCCTCAACGCCCGCAACGCCATCCGCGGCTTCTGA
- a CDS encoding glycosyltransferase, translated as MMIWAILLLVCVLLVVYPYLVYPRILEGIKKKPLLPPLEGEKLTYALLFCAYNEEKVLPQTIENLRLIKKTWPELEILAYADCCSDRTFEILDAAKDVLTAVEGTERKGKPSGMRQLVTMTEADVAIFMDANVIVDPATIRRFEDYFSRPDVGAVAGTLHYINEEDSTAAHVGGLYWRLEEKIKRLESETGSTMGADGSLFAMRRQFYPFVRADLQDDFMASMEVLFHGYRCVSAPDILAYEKGAVASASEFRRKRRIACGAFSTHREMWPEIRTLGSLDRFKYVSHKLLRWLGAFFLLVGYGAALMLAVHYGLGAAFVGLTIVVLALGAVAFRLKVGPVVKIVEILSAIVATGVGVLESIKGAKYAIWNPVER; from the coding sequence ATGATGATATGGGCAATTTTGCTCCTGGTTTGCGTGCTTCTCGTTGTCTATCCGTACCTTGTCTATCCAAGGATTCTGGAAGGCATCAAGAAGAAGCCGCTTCTTCCTCCACTTGAGGGAGAAAAGCTGACCTACGCCCTGCTGTTCTGCGCCTACAATGAAGAAAAGGTCCTGCCGCAGACGATCGAAAACCTGCGCCTCATCAAGAAGACCTGGCCCGAGCTCGAGATCCTGGCCTATGCCGATTGCTGCTCCGACCGCACCTTCGAGATCCTCGATGCGGCCAAGGACGTCCTGACTGCCGTCGAGGGCACCGAGCGCAAGGGCAAGCCGTCCGGCATGCGCCAGCTCGTGACGATGACCGAGGCGGACGTGGCGATCTTCATGGACGCGAACGTCATCGTCGATCCGGCGACGATCCGGCGCTTCGAGGACTATTTCAGCCGACCCGACGTCGGCGCCGTCGCCGGAACGCTGCATTATATCAACGAGGAAGACAGCACGGCCGCCCATGTCGGCGGGCTCTACTGGCGGCTTGAGGAAAAGATCAAGCGGCTGGAGTCGGAGACCGGATCGACGATGGGTGCCGACGGATCGCTCTTCGCCATGCGGCGGCAGTTCTATCCCTTCGTGCGGGCCGACCTGCAGGACGACTTCATGGCCTCCATGGAGGTTCTGTTCCACGGCTACCGCTGCGTCAGCGCGCCGGACATCCTCGCCTACGAAAAGGGGGCGGTCGCGTCCGCCTCGGAGTTCCGCCGCAAGCGCCGCATCGCTTGCGGCGCCTTCTCGACGCACCGCGAGATGTGGCCGGAGATCCGGACGCTCGGTTCCCTCGACCGGTTCAAATATGTCTCGCACAAGCTGCTGCGCTGGCTCGGCGCCTTCTTCCTCCTTGTCGGCTATGGCGCAGCGCTGATGCTCGCCGTGCATTACGGCCTTGGCGCCGCCTTCGTGGGACTGACGATCGTCGTCCTCGCCCTTGGAGCGGTCGCCTTCCGGCTGAAGGTCGGCCCGGTCGTCAAGATCGTCGAGATCCTGTCGGCCATCGTCGCGACGGGTGTAGGTGTCCTGGAATCGATCAAGGGCGCCAAATACGCGATCTGGAACCCTGTCGAGCGCTGA
- a CDS encoding MFS transporter has product MTSITHGQAIPSSTQSEVDVRATLRRDHVDPGRIAIGVIIGRTSEFFNFFVFAIASVLVFPPLLFPATDPLTGTLYAFAILSLAFIARPIGSVVFMAVDRRHGRGAKLTIAMFLLGGSTAAMAFLPGYESAGAFAIVLLCVLRFLQGFALGGAWDGLASLLALNAPQDRRGWYAMIPQLGAPIGFILAAALFSYFYSRLSMADFLDWGWRYPFFVAFAINVVALFARLRLVVTEEFGSLLERDELRPARVGATVRNNGPTILLGAFVPLASYALFHVVTVFPLSWMHLFAHGDIATFLDVQMFGALLAMAGIVASGLIADRIGRRRLLGLTAVVIGLGSFCAPFLFDLGIIDENVIVIAGFLMFGLSFGQAAGALASTFERAYRYTGSALTSDLAWVVGAGFAPLVALGLCAMFGLVAVGAYLLSGALCTLAALYFHQSRLDTKEV; this is encoded by the coding sequence ATGACCAGCATCACCCATGGGCAAGCCATTCCTTCATCGACGCAGAGCGAGGTTGACGTCCGGGCGACCTTGCGGCGCGACCATGTCGATCCGGGACGCATCGCAATCGGCGTGATCATCGGGCGGACATCTGAGTTCTTCAACTTCTTCGTCTTCGCGATCGCCTCCGTGCTCGTCTTTCCGCCGCTGCTCTTTCCCGCGACCGATCCGCTGACGGGAACGCTCTATGCCTTCGCGATCCTTTCCCTTGCCTTCATCGCGCGGCCGATCGGCTCGGTCGTGTTCATGGCGGTCGACCGCAGACACGGGCGCGGCGCCAAGCTGACGATCGCCATGTTCCTGCTTGGCGGGTCGACCGCGGCCATGGCCTTCCTGCCGGGCTACGAGTCGGCCGGGGCCTTTGCGATCGTGCTGCTGTGCGTCCTGCGCTTCCTGCAAGGTTTCGCGCTCGGTGGCGCATGGGACGGGCTCGCCTCGCTGCTTGCTCTCAATGCGCCGCAAGACCGGCGCGGCTGGTACGCGATGATCCCGCAGCTCGGTGCGCCAATCGGCTTCATTCTGGCGGCGGCTCTGTTTTCCTATTTCTATTCCCGCCTCTCCATGGCCGATTTCCTCGACTGGGGCTGGCGTTATCCCTTCTTCGTCGCCTTCGCGATCAACGTCGTGGCGTTGTTTGCCCGTCTCAGGCTCGTCGTGACGGAGGAATTCGGATCGCTGCTGGAGCGTGACGAACTGAGGCCAGCCCGTGTCGGCGCCACGGTTCGCAACAATGGGCCGACGATCCTGCTGGGCGCTTTCGTGCCGCTGGCAAGCTACGCGCTGTTCCATGTCGTGACCGTGTTCCCCTTGAGCTGGATGCATCTTTTCGCTCACGGGGACATCGCCACCTTCCTCGATGTCCAGATGTTCGGCGCGCTGCTGGCGATGGCTGGCATTGTCGCGTCCGGTCTTATCGCTGACCGTATCGGCCGGCGCCGGCTTCTCGGCCTGACCGCGGTCGTGATCGGTCTCGGCAGCTTCTGTGCGCCCTTCCTCTTCGATCTCGGGATCATCGACGAGAATGTCATCGTGATCGCCGGCTTCCTGATGTTCGGCCTTTCCTTCGGGCAGGCGGCGGGCGCGCTGGCTTCCACCTTCGAGCGGGCCTACCGATACACCGGTTCGGCGCTGACGTCGGATCTTGCCTGGGTGGTCGGCGCCGGCTTCGCCCCGCTGGTGGCGCTCGGCCTTTGCGCGATGTTCGGGCTGGTGGCGGTCGGGGCCTATCTGCTCTCCGGCGCGCTCTGCACGCTGGCGGCGCTCTATTTCCACCAGAGCCGCCTCGATACGAAGGAAGTCTGA
- the glyA gene encoding serine hydroxymethyltransferase → MTTVPDTYFTTGLDADPELGAAIRGELERQRDGIELIASENIVSRLVLETQGSVLTNKTVEGLPYARYYGGAEFADAIETLAIERATTLFGCRYANVQPHSGSNANAGVFLGLLRLGDTILSMNVAAGGHISHGHPATLTGRDYRIVSYGVGRTSERIDLDEIRDLALTNRPRMIIAGGSAYPRAIDFAALRDIADEAGAYLLVDMAHFAGLVATGLYPNPFPHADVVTTTTYKSLRGARGGMVLWNDERLSDRINHGIFPGVQGSVLLHGVAGKAACLGEALQPSFRLYNEAVLANATALAESLAETGLRLVAGGTDTGLMLVDLAERGVTGDIASKALEKAGIAVNKNQIPFDPCPPEAPSGLRLSSNAGTARGFDETDFAMVAHWIDTVLRASTDETTLAGVRSEVLALCRAHPIY, encoded by the coding sequence ATGACAACGGTTCCCGACACCTATTTCACGACCGGTTTGGACGCCGACCCGGAACTTGGCGCCGCCATCCGCGGCGAACTCGAGCGCCAGCGCGACGGCATCGAACTGATCGCTTCGGAAAACATCGTCTCCCGCCTCGTCCTCGAGACACAGGGCTCGGTGCTGACCAACAAGACCGTCGAGGGCCTGCCCTACGCCCGCTATTACGGCGGGGCCGAGTTCGCCGACGCCATCGAGACGCTGGCGATCGAGCGCGCGACGACGCTCTTCGGCTGCCGCTACGCCAACGTCCAGCCACACTCGGGCTCCAACGCCAACGCCGGCGTCTTCCTCGGCCTCCTGCGACTCGGCGACACGATCCTGTCCATGAATGTGGCCGCCGGCGGCCACATCAGCCACGGCCATCCGGCAACGCTCACCGGACGCGACTATCGCATCGTCTCCTACGGCGTCGGCCGGACCTCCGAGCGGATCGACCTCGACGAGATCCGCGACCTCGCGCTGACCAACCGTCCCCGGATGATTATCGCCGGCGGTTCGGCCTATCCGCGCGCCATCGATTTTGCCGCCCTGCGCGACATCGCCGACGAGGCCGGCGCCTATCTCCTCGTCGACATGGCCCATTTCGCCGGTCTCGTGGCGACGGGGCTCTATCCGAACCCCTTCCCGCATGCCGACGTGGTGACGACCACCACCTACAAGTCCCTGCGCGGCGCGCGCGGCGGCATGGTGCTCTGGAACGACGAGCGTCTGTCCGACCGCATCAACCACGGCATCTTCCCCGGCGTCCAGGGCTCCGTCCTGCTGCACGGCGTTGCCGGCAAGGCCGCCTGTCTCGGCGAGGCGCTCCAGCCCTCCTTCCGCCTCTACAACGAGGCGGTCCTTGCCAATGCCACAGCCCTCGCCGAGAGCCTTGCCGAGACCGGTCTGAGGCTCGTTGCCGGCGGCACCGACACCGGGCTCATGCTGGTCGATCTGGCGGAAAGGGGCGTGACCGGCGACATTGCGTCGAAGGCGCTGGAAAAGGCCGGCATCGCTGTCAACAAGAACCAGATTCCCTTCGATCCATGCCCGCCGGAGGCCCCCTCCGGCCTGCGTCTCTCTTCCAACGCGGGCACCGCACGCGGCTTCGACGAGACGGACTTCGCGATGGTCGCACACTGGATCGACACGGTGTTGCGCGCATCGACGGACGAGACGACGCTTGCCGGCGTCCGGTCCGAGGTCCTCGCGCTCTGCCGGGCCCATCCGATCTACTGA
- a CDS encoding polysaccharide biosynthesis/export family protein translates to MPLPRSSKISRTIVSTAVAVMSLIGSNAGAMAGEYKLQTGDTIEFGIVGYPELSRRSVVDLDGTVVMPVIGNIEARDLSLSELRTKAAAKLNSKSIPMPKADGSDNWIVFNPDQLLLDVAEYRPFFISGDVNTPGPQTFRPGMTVRQAVTSAGDYQMKRVRVDNPYMLLAQMKGEFDSFSAQVDASVLKIARIQAQLDDKSSFDVPGQKKAQLPPNSLAGQLSHLEQSQMTALDSDLKKEKAALELSIQKAGRRMDLLERQQDTDRQGMKEDVDELKRVKDLFDKGLIPITRVNDAQRSVLLSSTRDLQTSAQVAQLELEQVQLDRSREKLDEQRRIDLMKELQIEKVNLAQTRAKLESVISQMTYVDALRSDMAAGRTQKPKITITRRVDGKSTEVDGDEDTEVMPGDVISVDLGLNDLDKAGLELPSAVAKP, encoded by the coding sequence ATGCCTTTGCCACGATCCTCGAAGATTTCCAGGACCATCGTTTCCACCGCAGTGGCGGTGATGTCGCTGATCGGCTCCAACGCCGGGGCCATGGCCGGCGAATACAAGCTGCAGACCGGCGACACGATCGAATTCGGCATCGTCGGTTATCCCGAGCTGTCGCGGCGCTCCGTCGTCGACCTCGACGGCACGGTCGTGATGCCGGTGATCGGCAACATCGAGGCGCGCGACCTCAGCCTGTCGGAACTCAGGACCAAGGCCGCCGCGAAGCTTAACAGCAAGTCCATTCCGATGCCGAAGGCCGACGGCTCCGACAACTGGATCGTGTTCAATCCCGACCAGCTCCTGTTGGACGTTGCCGAGTATCGGCCCTTCTTCATCAGTGGCGACGTCAACACGCCCGGCCCCCAGACTTTCCGGCCGGGCATGACGGTCCGGCAGGCGGTGACCAGCGCCGGCGACTACCAGATGAAGCGGGTGCGGGTCGACAACCCCTACATGCTGCTCGCCCAGATGAAGGGCGAATTCGACAGCTTCTCGGCTCAGGTGGACGCCAGCGTCCTGAAGATCGCCCGCATCCAGGCCCAGCTCGACGACAAGAGCAGTTTCGACGTTCCCGGGCAGAAGAAGGCCCAACTCCCGCCGAATTCCCTTGCCGGCCAGTTGAGCCATCTCGAGCAGAGCCAGATGACGGCGCTGGACAGCGATCTGAAGAAGGAAAAGGCCGCGCTCGAACTGTCGATCCAGAAGGCCGGACGCCGCATGGACCTCCTCGAGCGGCAGCAGGATACCGACCGTCAGGGCATGAAGGAGGACGTGGACGAACTCAAGCGCGTCAAGGACCTCTTCGACAAGGGCCTGATTCCGATCACCCGGGTGAATGACGCCCAGCGGTCCGTGCTCTTGTCCTCGACCCGGGATCTGCAGACGAGTGCCCAGGTGGCCCAGCTCGAACTGGAGCAGGTCCAACTCGACCGCTCGCGCGAAAAGCTCGACGAACAGCGCCGCATCGACCTGATGAAGGAACTCCAGATCGAGAAGGTCAACCTCGCCCAGACGCGCGCCAAGCTGGAGTCGGTCATTTCGCAGATGACCTACGTCGACGCCCTGCGCTCGGACATGGCCGCCGGCCGGACCCAGAAGCCGAAGATCACCATCACGCGCCGTGTCGACGGCAAGTCGACCGAAGTCGACGGCGATGAGGACACCGAGGTCATGCCCGGCGACGTCATTTCGGTCGACCTTGGCCTGAACGATCTCGACAAGGCCGGCCTGGAATTGCCGTCGGCGGTCGCCAAGCCCTGA
- a CDS encoding SMP-30/gluconolactonase/LRE family protein, with translation MRIETPSPRQLIDIPLGTGEGPLWDAANGLLLFIDIDAPALYRLDPDKKSLERFDMPAKIGSFGLCTDGRAIVALLSGIHLFDFATGKLEFIVNPEPDRPGNRLNDGKVGPDGRFWVGSMDDTPAKRQTAALYRIDHDGTATRVLDDLMLSNGLAWSPDGRTMYHSDTRKQIIHAFDYDLATGNLSNERIIARPGDADGRPDGGACDSAGNYWSAGVSAGCLNRYAPDGSLLARYMLPVPAPTMPCFGGPDLKTLYVTSLTRPDQPAGTLISFPAPVAGVPIARFGQPARH, from the coding sequence ATGCGCATCGAAACGCCTTCGCCCCGCCAGCTCATCGACATCCCGCTCGGCACCGGCGAGGGACCGCTCTGGGACGCGGCCAACGGCCTGCTGCTCTTCATCGACATCGACGCACCGGCCCTCTACCGCCTCGACCCGGACAAAAAATCCCTGGAACGCTTCGACATGCCGGCAAAGATCGGCAGCTTCGGCCTTTGCACCGACGGGCGGGCGATCGTCGCCCTGCTCAGCGGCATTCATCTCTTCGACTTTGCAACCGGCAAGCTGGAGTTCATCGTCAATCCTGAACCCGACCGGCCCGGCAACCGCCTCAACGACGGCAAGGTCGGCCCCGACGGCCGCTTCTGGGTCGGCTCCATGGACGACACGCCTGCGAAAAGGCAAACCGCCGCGCTCTACCGTATCGACCACGACGGCACGGCGACCCGAGTGCTCGACGACCTGATGCTCTCCAACGGCCTTGCCTGGTCGCCGGACGGGCGGACGATGTATCACTCCGATACGCGCAAGCAGATCATCCACGCCTTCGACTACGATCTGGCCACCGGCAACCTGTCCAACGAGCGCATCATCGCAAGGCCGGGAGACGCCGACGGCAGGCCGGATGGCGGTGCCTGCGACAGCGCCGGCAACTACTGGTCGGCCGGCGTCTCGGCGGGCTGCCTCAACCGCTATGCCCCCGACGGCAGTCTGCTCGCCCGTTATATGCTCCCCGTGCCGGCGCCGACCATGCCCTGCTTCGGCGGACCGGATCTGAAGACACTCTACGTCACCTCGCTGACCCGCCCGGACCAGCCGGCCGGAACGCTGATCAGCTTCCCGGCCCCTGTCGCCGGCGTGCCCATCGCCCGCTTCGGCCAGCCCGCCAGACACTGA
- a CDS encoding acyltransferase family protein, producing MTSKTIPAFRPLSEAYLDLIRGIAANLVLVEHTSRIFWGEPILPFGTIGVTFFFLISGFLIMNSAWRRFGAPGPQLESFLIDRTSRIFTAFVPVLVIVALVVPFLVSGNWSQPGISKGPVAFIANLFLLNDYPLFQITSRLLHTFQFHVRSYETAEPFWTIPIEYWIYVVFGIFMFCFVNGYRMRGLLLPVLFVVALPVVIWNSFAGGGDSLTLIWCVGALFGYVFIRQFTMSRQRIAMVAAAITGFGLIGFMGRVAQNGFVGYEVQTTIFAAMILFGLLFMINQLDVRFRLLEKLAQGFASYSYSLYLIHNTVLIIVYENIHPANASLTPIIGMVAAHLVAMGCYWCFERHHKTVARYWKARLSRRTADEPAPAFASS from the coding sequence ATGACTTCGAAAACGATACCGGCGTTCCGGCCCCTGAGCGAGGCTTATCTCGATCTCATTCGCGGTATTGCCGCCAATCTCGTTCTCGTCGAGCACACAAGCCGCATTTTCTGGGGCGAGCCGATCCTGCCTTTCGGGACCATCGGCGTGACCTTCTTCTTTCTCATTTCCGGCTTCCTGATCATGAACTCGGCCTGGCGCCGTTTCGGCGCTCCGGGCCCCCAGCTTGAATCCTTCCTGATCGACCGGACCAGCCGCATCTTCACGGCCTTCGTTCCGGTCCTTGTCATCGTCGCGCTGGTGGTGCCGTTCCTGGTCTCGGGCAACTGGTCGCAGCCGGGCATCAGCAAGGGACCGGTCGCGTTCATCGCCAACCTCTTCCTGCTCAATGACTATCCGCTGTTCCAGATCACCAGCCGTCTGCTGCACACGTTCCAGTTCCACGTCCGCTCCTACGAGACGGCCGAGCCCTTCTGGACGATTCCGATCGAATACTGGATCTATGTCGTCTTCGGCATCTTCATGTTCTGCTTCGTCAACGGCTACCGCATGCGCGGTCTGCTGCTGCCCGTGCTCTTCGTCGTCGCCCTGCCGGTCGTGATCTGGAATTCCTTTGCCGGCGGCGGCGATTCCCTGACGCTCATCTGGTGTGTCGGCGCGCTCTTCGGCTACGTCTTCATCAGGCAGTTCACGATGTCGCGCCAGCGCATCGCCATGGTCGCCGCTGCGATCACCGGCTTTGGCCTCATCGGCTTCATGGGGCGCGTCGCCCAGAACGGCTTCGTCGGCTACGAGGTCCAGACGACGATCTTCGCCGCGATGATACTCTTCGGGCTGCTCTTCATGATCAACCAGCTCGATGTCCGATTCCGGCTGCTTGAGAAGCTGGCGCAGGGCTTCGCGTCCTACAGCTACAGCCTCTATCTCATTCACAACACCGTGCTCATCATCGTCTACGAGAACATCCATCCCGCCAATGCCTCGCTGACGCCGATCATCGGCATGGTGGCGGCCCATCTGGTGGCGATGGGATGCTACTGGTGCTTCGAGCGCCATCACAAGACGGTGGCCCGCTACTGGAAGGCTCGCCTTTCGCGCCGGACCGCGGACGAGCCGGCGCCCGCCTTCGCCTCGTCCTGA